A genomic window from Alkalihalobacillus sp. AL-G includes:
- a CDS encoding GerAB/ArcD/ProY family transporter, giving the protein MSTPIPNRFLVSAGMAFFLVHSMQIGIGILGFQRYIAKDAGYDAWISILISSVSIHIVLWMMYSMLNKEEGDLISIHQRVFGKWFGGFLSTVAALYFLFLGVTVLRSFMEAIQVWMFPNLSMPFFLAVFLILIYYTISSGFRVVAGIAFFGVIIPSFLILFIFFPFQYGDWDYLRPVMNHSFMDLLKSAKVVTLEYIGFETILLMYPFIKHGKQSQKWAQLGVLFSTFIYVLTAIAAFVYFSEAQLERTIWATLSMFKIIEFPFVERFEYLAITTWVLVIFPNICISLWCSSRAIKRTYNCRQRWVLILVLVITYVVHLIFKDRESIDVFINTTSKTGFYALYVYIPLLFLLFHFKTRRRHRK; this is encoded by the coding sequence ATGAGCACTCCAATACCAAACCGTTTTCTCGTGTCTGCTGGGATGGCTTTTTTCCTCGTACACTCTATGCAAATTGGTATAGGGATCCTCGGTTTTCAACGGTATATTGCGAAGGATGCAGGCTATGATGCATGGATCTCCATCTTGATATCAAGTGTCTCCATCCATATAGTACTTTGGATGATGTACAGTATGCTCAATAAAGAAGAGGGCGATTTGATTTCGATCCATCAAAGGGTTTTCGGAAAATGGTTCGGGGGCTTTCTCAGTACCGTTGCTGCATTGTATTTTCTGTTTCTTGGGGTCACTGTATTACGGAGTTTTATGGAAGCCATTCAAGTATGGATGTTTCCAAACCTGAGTATGCCTTTTTTCCTTGCCGTTTTTCTTATATTGATTTATTACACGATATCAAGCGGGTTTCGAGTTGTAGCAGGGATTGCCTTTTTCGGTGTTATCATCCCTTCCTTTTTGATTTTATTTATATTTTTCCCATTTCAATACGGGGATTGGGATTACTTACGGCCTGTTATGAATCATTCCTTTATGGATCTCTTAAAGTCGGCGAAGGTTGTGACACTTGAGTACATTGGCTTTGAAACGATTTTACTTATGTACCCCTTTATTAAACATGGAAAGCAATCGCAAAAATGGGCTCAGCTTGGTGTGTTGTTCTCAACATTCATCTATGTTCTTACGGCGATAGCTGCTTTTGTGTACTTTAGTGAAGCTCAGCTTGAACGGACAATTTGGGCTACCTTGAGTATGTTTAAGATTATCGAATTCCCTTTCGTAGAGCGATTTGAATATCTTGCAATCACAACGTGGGTTTTAGTTATTTTTCCAAATATATGTATCAGTCTCTGGTGCTCGAGCCGTGCCATCAAACGAACCTATAATTGTCGACAACGATGGGTTCTCATCCTCGTACTTGTCATAACATACGTCGTACACCTAATTTTTAAGGATCGTGAAAGCATCGATGTATTCATCAATACAACCTCTAAAACCGGCTTCTACGCCCTTTATGTTTATATCCCGCTGTTATTCCTGCTGTTCCACTTCAAAACGAGAAGGAGACACAGAAAATGA